The following are encoded together in the Streptomyces flavofungini genome:
- a CDS encoding HAD family hydrolase — MKIKRPLAAAAVALAVAGTGLAVAGTGLTPTAQAAPASHRTAAKCPVLTVSQGWYGDNEQRLQRLLDTHGRCGDTYDKRHKPLAVFDWDNTVIKNDVGDATLFWMLRHGKVRAPERGDWRTTSRYLTAPAAKALARACPATGRTLPTRTHTACADEIAAVYGEGATTTGKAAFAGFDHRRMEPQYAWLAQLLRGLSPARVKDFAAAARTENLAAPIGAEQRVGSGKVTGWARYYDQQRDLIRTLKKAGFDVYVVSASPEPVAEVWARGVGLDARHTIGIRNVIHQGRLTARLKGCGSVEDGADSMITYIDGKRCAINERILGVRGKAAEQVQPAAKRQVFAAGDSDTDVSFLRDATGLRLVLNRNKTELMCRAYDNRDRRWLVNPMFIEPKGRQSAPYPCATTGYTERDGSQGPVRRSDGTVIKDQRDTVYGGSTTP, encoded by the coding sequence ATGAAGATCAAGCGCCCCCTGGCCGCCGCGGCGGTCGCCCTCGCCGTGGCGGGTACCGGTCTCGCCGTCGCCGGGACCGGCCTCACCCCCACCGCCCAGGCCGCCCCGGCCTCGCACCGGACCGCCGCGAAGTGCCCCGTCCTCACCGTCTCCCAGGGCTGGTACGGGGACAACGAGCAGCGCCTCCAGCGCCTCCTCGACACCCACGGCCGCTGCGGGGACACCTACGACAAGCGTCACAAGCCGCTCGCCGTCTTCGACTGGGACAACACGGTCATCAAGAACGACGTGGGTGACGCCACCCTGTTCTGGATGCTGCGCCACGGCAAGGTACGCGCCCCCGAGCGCGGCGACTGGCGCACCACCAGCCGCTACCTCACCGCGCCCGCCGCCAAGGCCCTCGCGCGGGCCTGCCCGGCCACCGGCCGCACCCTGCCCACCCGCACGCACACGGCCTGCGCCGACGAGATCGCCGCCGTGTACGGCGAGGGCGCCACGACCACCGGCAAGGCCGCCTTCGCCGGGTTCGACCACCGCCGCATGGAGCCGCAGTACGCCTGGCTCGCCCAGCTCCTGCGCGGCTTGAGCCCCGCCCGCGTCAAGGACTTCGCGGCCGCCGCCCGCACCGAGAACCTCGCCGCGCCGATCGGCGCCGAACAGCGCGTCGGCAGCGGCAAGGTCACCGGCTGGGCGCGCTACTACGACCAGCAGCGGGACCTGATCCGCACCCTGAAGAAGGCCGGGTTCGACGTGTACGTCGTCTCCGCGTCGCCCGAGCCCGTCGCCGAGGTCTGGGCGCGGGGCGTGGGCCTCGACGCCCGGCACACCATCGGCATCCGCAACGTCATCCACCAGGGCCGTCTCACCGCCCGCCTCAAGGGCTGCGGCTCCGTCGAGGACGGCGCCGACTCGATGATCACGTACATCGACGGCAAGCGCTGCGCCATCAACGAGCGGATCCTCGGCGTCCGCGGCAAGGCCGCCGAGCAGGTCCAACCCGCCGCGAAGCGCCAGGTGTTCGCCGCGGGCGACTCCGACACCGACGTGTCCTTCCTGCGCGACGCCACCGGCCTCAGACTCGTCCTGAACCGCAACAAGACCGAGCTGATGTGCCGCGCCTACGACAACCGTGACCGCCGCTGGCTGGTCAACCCCATGTTCATCGAGCCCAAGGGCAGGCAGTCCGCGCCCTACCCGTGCGCCACCACCGGCTACACGGAACGGGACGGCTCCCAGGGTCCCGTGCGCCGTTCGGACGGAACGGTCATCAAGGACCAACGAGACACCGTGTACGGGGGTTCAACGACGCCGTAG
- a CDS encoding DUF2510 domain-containing protein: MSMSPPPGWYPDPSTPGTERWWDGSAWSEHRRAPAAPAAYQPAQPQQGFEPQPGFATTVVQPVPAGGNGGNRAKTVAICAAGAVLVASIVTGVVVLQGDDGDPQGSTAPTTSAVDTPSPTQSSPTPATSPPDEDPDTIVDQLNGITLPVPDGWEKAENTVGGELTLQTPDTYDCPGDPGLCRQGKITSSTATGTDERSPKKLAEKDIKDAVDAAYDEDSIGREPFGGMTRHQQVKAGTVAVGGRSGYFVRWRVHTEKGPGGYVQSLAFPSSTGSEAMVIVRFTIDAAKGAPPLSDIDEVIEGIRPVGDSETGGGVGNSVEPSP, translated from the coding sequence ATGAGCATGTCGCCTCCTCCCGGCTGGTACCCGGACCCGTCGACGCCCGGCACCGAACGCTGGTGGGACGGGTCCGCGTGGTCCGAGCACCGGCGGGCGCCCGCAGCCCCCGCCGCGTACCAACCGGCGCAGCCGCAGCAGGGCTTCGAGCCGCAGCCGGGCTTCGCCACCACCGTGGTCCAGCCGGTGCCCGCGGGCGGCAACGGCGGCAACCGCGCCAAGACCGTCGCCATCTGCGCGGCCGGGGCCGTCCTCGTCGCCTCCATCGTCACCGGCGTCGTCGTGCTCCAGGGCGACGACGGCGACCCGCAGGGCAGCACCGCGCCCACGACATCGGCGGTGGACACCCCGAGCCCGACGCAGTCCTCCCCGACGCCCGCGACGTCCCCGCCCGACGAGGACCCCGACACCATCGTCGACCAGCTCAACGGCATCACGCTGCCGGTGCCGGACGGCTGGGAGAAGGCCGAGAACACCGTCGGCGGCGAACTCACCCTGCAGACCCCCGACACCTACGACTGCCCCGGCGACCCCGGCCTCTGCCGCCAGGGAAAGATCACGTCGAGCACGGCCACGGGCACCGACGAGCGCTCGCCGAAGAAGCTCGCCGAGAAGGACATCAAGGACGCGGTCGACGCCGCGTACGACGAGGACTCCATCGGCCGCGAGCCCTTCGGCGGCATGACCCGGCACCAGCAGGTCAAGGCGGGCACCGTCGCGGTCGGCGGCCGCAGCGGCTACTTCGTCCGCTGGCGCGTCCACACCGAGAAGGGCCCCGGCGGATACGTCCAGTCCCTCGCCTTCCCGTCGAGCACCGGCTCCGAGGCGATGGTCATCGTCCGCTTCACCATCGACGCGGCGAAGGGCGCGCCGCCGCTGTCCGAC
- a CDS encoding 3-oxoacyl-ACP reductase has product MTQAQENICRRLVGRTAVITGAGSGIGLATARRLAAEGANVVCGDIDETAGKKAAEEVGGTFVKVDVTDAEQVEALFKTAYDTYGSVDVAFNNAGISPPDDDSILDTGLEAWKRVQEVNLTSVYLCCKAAIPYMRRQGKGSIINTASFVARMGAATSQISYTASKGGVLAMSRELGVQFAREGIRVNALCPGPVNTPLLQELFAKDPERAARRLVHIPVGRFAEAEELAAAVAFLASDDSSFVNATDFLVDGGISGAYVTPL; this is encoded by the coding sequence GTGACCCAGGCTCAGGAAAACATCTGCCGTCGCCTCGTCGGCCGCACCGCCGTCATCACCGGCGCGGGCAGCGGCATCGGCCTCGCCACCGCCCGCCGCCTCGCCGCCGAGGGTGCGAACGTGGTGTGCGGCGACATCGACGAGACCGCGGGCAAGAAGGCCGCCGAGGAGGTCGGCGGCACCTTCGTGAAGGTCGACGTGACCGACGCCGAGCAGGTCGAGGCGCTGTTCAAGACGGCGTACGACACGTATGGCTCCGTCGACGTCGCCTTCAACAACGCGGGCATCTCGCCGCCCGACGACGACTCCATCCTGGACACCGGCCTGGAGGCCTGGAAGCGCGTCCAGGAGGTCAACCTCACCTCGGTCTACCTGTGCTGCAAGGCCGCCATCCCCTACATGCGGCGCCAGGGCAAGGGCTCCATCATCAACACGGCCTCGTTCGTGGCCCGGATGGGCGCGGCCACCTCGCAGATCTCCTACACCGCGTCCAAGGGCGGCGTCCTCGCCATGTCCCGCGAGCTGGGCGTGCAGTTCGCCCGCGAGGGCATCCGCGTCAACGCGCTCTGCCCGGGGCCGGTGAACACCCCGCTCCTGCAGGAACTGTTCGCCAAGGACCCCGAGCGCGCCGCCCGCCGCCTCGTGCACATCCCCGTGGGCCGTTTCGCCGAGGCCGAGGAGCTGGCCGCCGCGGTCGCGTTCCTCGCCAGTGACGACTCGTCGTTCGTGAACGCCACGGACTTCCTGGTCGACGGCGGCATCTCCGGGGCGTACGTCACGCCCCTGTAG
- a CDS encoding aldehyde dehydrogenase family protein produces the protein MLESLQVLNPATEDVVATVPAATAQDVDAAVARAAAAQVKWAAAAPADRARLLRRFAAVIDEHIEELAQSEVREAGHVIGNARWEAGNARDLFDYAAGGAERLNGRQIPVPGGLNVTILEPLGVVGVIAPWNFPMPIAAWGTAPALAAGNAVVLKPAETTPLTALRLAELALEAGLPEGLFQVLPGEGAVAGNALVEHPGVAKIVFTGSTRVGKQIMAKCADRVKRLTLELGGKSPNIVFADADVEAAALAAPGSFLDNSGQDCCARTRILVERSAYDRFIEVLAPAVESYVVGDPADEKTQMGPLISRAQLERVRSYVPAGTGIRGSAPEGPGFWFPPTVLTEAGPTSPVAVEEVFGPVAVVLPFDDEADAVRLANATEYGLSGSVWTRDVGRALRVSQAVRAGNLSVNSHSSVRYWTPFGGYGQSGLGRELGPDALAAFTETKNVFISTEGPAQ, from the coding sequence TTGCTTGAGTCCCTTCAGGTACTGAACCCGGCGACGGAGGACGTCGTCGCGACCGTCCCCGCCGCCACCGCGCAGGACGTCGACGCGGCCGTGGCGCGCGCCGCCGCGGCACAGGTGAAGTGGGCCGCCGCGGCCCCCGCCGACCGCGCCCGCCTGCTGCGCCGCTTCGCCGCCGTCATCGACGAACACATCGAGGAACTGGCGCAGTCGGAGGTGCGCGAGGCCGGTCACGTCATCGGCAACGCACGCTGGGAGGCGGGCAACGCCCGCGACCTGTTCGACTACGCGGCCGGCGGCGCCGAGCGGCTGAACGGCCGCCAGATCCCGGTGCCCGGCGGCCTGAACGTCACGATCCTCGAACCCCTCGGCGTCGTCGGCGTCATCGCGCCCTGGAACTTCCCGATGCCCATCGCGGCCTGGGGCACCGCCCCGGCCCTCGCGGCGGGCAACGCGGTCGTCCTCAAGCCCGCCGAGACGACGCCCCTGACCGCCCTGCGCCTGGCCGAGCTGGCCCTGGAAGCGGGCCTGCCCGAGGGCCTGTTCCAGGTCCTGCCCGGCGAGGGCGCCGTGGCCGGGAACGCGCTCGTCGAGCACCCGGGCGTCGCCAAGATCGTGTTCACCGGCTCCACGCGCGTCGGCAAGCAGATCATGGCCAAGTGCGCCGACCGCGTGAAGCGCCTGACCCTCGAACTGGGCGGCAAGAGCCCCAACATCGTCTTCGCCGACGCCGACGTGGAGGCCGCGGCGCTCGCCGCGCCCGGCTCCTTCCTCGACAACTCCGGCCAGGACTGCTGCGCCCGCACCCGCATCCTCGTCGAGCGCTCCGCCTACGACCGCTTCATCGAGGTCCTCGCGCCCGCGGTCGAGTCGTACGTCGTCGGGGACCCGGCCGACGAGAAGACGCAGATGGGGCCGCTGATCTCCCGGGCCCAGCTGGAGCGGGTGCGGTCGTATGTGCCCGCGGGCACCGGCATCCGCGGCAGCGCCCCCGAGGGTCCGGGCTTCTGGTTCCCGCCGACCGTCCTCACCGAGGCCGGTCCCACCTCCCCGGTCGCCGTCGAGGAGGTCTTCGGGCCGGTCGCGGTCGTGCTGCCCTTCGACGACGAGGCCGACGCGGTCCGCCTCGCCAACGCCACCGAGTACGGCCTCTCCGGCTCGGTCTGGACGCGGGACGTGGGCCGGGCGCTACGCGTCTCGCAGGCGGTACGGGCCGGGAACCTGTCCGTCAACTCGCACTCCAGCGTGCGCTATTGGACCCCCTTCGGCGGCTACGGCCAGTCCGGCCTCGGGCGTGAGCTCGGCCCGGACGCCCTCGCCGCGTTCACCGAAACCAAGAACGTCTTCATCAGCACGGAAGGGCCCGCCCAGTGA
- a CDS encoding haloacid dehalogenase-like hydrolase, whose protein sequence is MRNRNVLALTLASAAALVAGPVTLPAAAATAAPASHPGAHCPQLSKKLSWYGDNRARLQKVIDERGTCSDPHLGHGTKRPVAAFDWDNTITKNDVTDATISWALRHDKILRPKSWKSSSKWMTAAGHRALTKACGTKVPVGKPLPTSTNGACADEILQIREDGTTMSGAAAFAGTWNHRRTVPQYAWVPQLFAGHTVKELESYARKARKEALAAPIGTTRTIGSHTVPGYVRYYDQQRDLIRTLKKAGFDVYIVSAGSEPVAEVWAGGKGGVGIDREHTVAIRSVLDGKGRITTWNQGCGGVGVNKGDVIPYIDGKRCFVNQEIYRVKGKKAWDKQRWSKRIAIGGGDADTDVTFVGDATGAHLVLNRNKSEFMCRAYDNADGRWVVNPMFIEPLPRKSGTYPCATAGYNAPDGRRTPVLRGDGSVVPDQVDSVY, encoded by the coding sequence ATGCGTAACAGAAACGTTCTGGCGTTGACGCTGGCCTCGGCCGCCGCCCTGGTGGCCGGGCCCGTCACGCTTCCCGCTGCCGCCGCCACGGCCGCGCCCGCGTCGCACCCCGGCGCCCACTGCCCGCAGCTGTCGAAGAAGCTCTCCTGGTACGGCGACAACCGCGCCCGTCTCCAGAAGGTCATCGACGAGCGGGGCACCTGCTCCGACCCGCACCTCGGTCACGGCACCAAGCGCCCGGTCGCCGCCTTCGACTGGGACAACACCATCACCAAGAACGACGTCACCGACGCCACCATCAGCTGGGCGCTGCGCCACGACAAGATCCTTCGCCCCAAGAGCTGGAAGTCCTCCAGCAAGTGGATGACGGCCGCGGGCCACCGCGCGCTCACCAAGGCCTGCGGCACCAAGGTGCCCGTCGGCAAGCCGCTGCCCACGTCCACCAACGGCGCCTGCGCCGACGAGATCCTCCAGATCCGCGAGGACGGCACCACGATGAGCGGTGCCGCCGCCTTCGCGGGCACCTGGAACCACCGCCGCACCGTCCCGCAGTACGCCTGGGTGCCCCAGCTGTTCGCCGGACACACCGTCAAGGAACTGGAGTCGTACGCGAGGAAGGCCCGCAAGGAGGCCCTCGCCGCGCCGATCGGCACCACCCGCACCATCGGCAGCCACACCGTGCCGGGGTACGTGCGCTACTACGACCAGCAGCGCGATCTGATCCGCACCCTGAAGAAGGCCGGATTCGACGTCTACATCGTCTCCGCGGGCTCCGAGCCCGTCGCGGAGGTGTGGGCGGGCGGCAAGGGCGGCGTCGGCATCGACCGCGAGCACACCGTCGCCATCCGCTCCGTCCTCGACGGCAAGGGCCGCATCACCACCTGGAACCAGGGCTGCGGCGGCGTCGGCGTCAACAAGGGCGACGTCATCCCCTACATCGACGGCAAGCGCTGCTTCGTGAACCAGGAGATCTACCGGGTCAAGGGCAAGAAGGCCTGGGACAAGCAGCGCTGGAGCAAGCGCATCGCGATCGGGGGCGGCGACGCCGACACCGACGTGACGTTCGTCGGCGACGCCACCGGCGCGCACCTCGTGCTGAACCGCAACAAGAGCGAGTTCATGTGCCGGGCGTACGACAACGCCGACGGGCGCTGGGTCGTGAACCCGATGTTCATCGAGCCGCTGCCGCGGAAGAGCGGCACGTACCCGTGCGCCACGGCGGGCTACAACGCGCCGGACGGCCGCAGGACGCCCGTACTGCGCGGTGACGGCTCCGTGGTGCCCGACCAGGTGGACTCGGTGTACTGA